A region from the Lolium perenne isolate Kyuss_39 chromosome 4, Kyuss_2.0, whole genome shotgun sequence genome encodes:
- the LOC127292824 gene encoding uncharacterized protein — protein sequence MRKAAAASRYASYESQSPSPSPRRAGAGPAPAAAASGTPVQQSRALVPVRSGRADLRCQAPPQPHGNLGSVLRRLISMDKKPSSKNLLPVPPAPAKNGGGGGKLPALSRKLFQKAPPEGKRKALTEVKNSGNANTRTLATVLRSERELLSQSKEQEDEIAALRRQLHQKDTEVERLKDLCLRQREEIRALKDAVLFPDAQPDRHVRDEISTLTGQIQCLAEELAQVKAEKNTSRSCFDDGYCSSPSTPVLNEETAFSLECSIGEAETPNCGSPDEMFVKDLNPCLTPFSKSRSEEYEESLSSQRSNSSKARPAHHLSFGSSRRPMSKSSDHHKPTSGTGSSSKRRVHRSDQDKIYQNLF from the exons ATGAGGAAGGCGGCCGCGGCCTCGCGCTACGCCTCCTACGAGTCCCAATCCCCCTCCCCGTCCCCGCGCCGCGCCGGCGCCGgacccgcacccgccgccgccgcatcggGGACGCCGGTCCAGCAGAGCCGCGCGCTGGTGCCGGTCAGATCCGGCCGCGCCGACCTGCGCTGCCAGGCGCCGCCGCAGCCGCACGGCAACCTCGGCTCCGTGCTCCGGAGGCTCATCTCCATGGACAAGAAACCCAGCTCCAAGAACCTCCTCCCCGTCCCTCCCGCCCCCGCGAAGAACGGCGGCGGAGGGGGCAAGCTGCCGGCGCTGTCGCGGAAGCTATTCCAGAAGGCCCCGCCGGAGGGCAAGCGGAAGGCCCTCACGGAGGTCAAGAACAGCGGCAACGCCAACACGCGCACGCTCGCCACGGTGCTGCGCAGCGAGCGGGAGCTCCTCTCGCAGAGCAAGGAGCAGGAGGACGAGATCGCCGCGCTCCGCCGCCAGCTCCACCAGAAGGACACCGAG GTCGAGCGGCTCAAGGACCTGTGCCTGCGCCAGCGGGAGGAGATCAGGGCGCTCAAGGACGCCGTCCTGTTCCCGGACGCGCAGCCCGACCGCCACGTCCGGGACGAGATATCGACCCTCACCGGGCAGATCCAATGCCTTGCCGAGGAGCTCGCCCAG GTCAAGGCCGAGAAGAACACGTCAAGGTCATGTTTTGATGATGGATATTGTTCCTCCCCAAGTACGCCCGTGCTTAACGAGGAGACTGCCTTCTCTCTG GAGTGTAGCATCGGCGAAGCAGAGACGCCAAACTGTGGTAGCCCTGACGAAATGTTTGTCAAAGATCTTAATCCCTGCCTGACCCCTTTCTCCAAGAGCAGATCCGAG GAATACGAGGAATCCTTGAGCTCCCAACGCAGCAACAGCAGCAAGGCCAGGCCGGCCCACCACCTCTCCTTCGGCTCGAGCCGAAGACCGATGTCGAAGAGCTCCGATCACCACAAGCCTACCTCAGGCACTGGGAGTAGCAGCAAGCGGCGAGTGCACAGATCCGACCAAGACAAGATCTACCAGAACCTATTTTAG
- the LOC127292826 gene encoding transcriptional adapter ADA2 isoform X4: protein MGRSRGVPNSGDDDTNHRSKRRRVASSGDASDSLSAACGGAGDGKKALYHCNYCNKDLSGKIRIKCSKCPDFDLCVECFSVGAEVTPHRSNHPYRVMDNLSFPLICPDWNADEEILLLEGIEMYGLGNWAEVAEHVGTKGKTQCIDHYTTAYMNSPCYPLPDMSHVNGKNRKELLAMAKVQGESKKGIPVLPGDWTPKDESPFSPPRVKVEDALLEGPASRSPSHIPGANKKASTVGHFKDGANLAKVEDGHMDRSIGVKKPRCSAEEGPSLTELSGYNAKRHEFDPEYDNDAEQALAEMEFKETDSETDRELKLRVLRIYLSRLDERKRRKEFILERNLLYPNPLEKDLTNEDKEVYHRYKVFMRFLTKEEHEALVRSVIEERKIRRRIQELQECRSAGCRTLAEAKIHIEQKRRKEYGMNAQKAKESGQLIPTTKAVHKTNRPMKIETDGNLDLKKGSTILDSGGRDSPKTTGHTTAKQWDDWDIVGLPGEELLSASEKLLCCQNRLLPSHYLKMQEVLMQEMFKGSVVKKEDAHVLFKVDPAKVDTVYDMVTKKLGNNDEAPTV from the exons ATGGGCCGGTCTCGCGGGGTGCCCAACTCCGGCGACGACGACACCAACCACAG GTCGAAGCGGAGGAGGGTTGCGTCGAGCGGGGATGCGTCGGACTCCCTCTCGGCGGCGTGCGGGGGAGCTGGCGACGGGAAGAAGGCGCTGTACCACTGCAACTACTGCAACAAGGACCTGTCGGGGAAGATCCGGATCAAGTGCTCCAAGTGCCCGGACTTCGACCTCTGTGTCGAGTGCTTCTCTGTTGGAGCTGAGGTCACTCCGCATCGGAGCAATCACCCCTACAGGGTCATG GACAACCTATCTTTTCCACTAATTTGTCCAGATTGGAATGCAGACGAGGAAATCCTTCTTCTAGAG GGCATTGAAATGTATGGTCTGGGAAACTGGGCTGAAGTTGCAGAGCATGTTGGTACCAAGGGCAAGACACAATGCATTGATCATTATACAACTGCATACATGAACTCACCTTGTTATCCCCTTCCG GACATGTCTCATGTTAATGGCAAGAATAGAAAGGAACTTCTCGCCATGGCTAAAGTACAGGGTGAGAGTAAAAAAG GAATTCCAGTGTTACCAGGGGATTGGACTCCTAAGGATGAGTCTCCATTTTCTCCACCCCGTGTCAA GGTGGAAGATGCACTTCTAGAAGGTCCAGCCAGTCGATCACCTTCGCACATACCTG GTGCAAATAAGAAAGCTTCAACTGTTGGGCATTTCAAAGATGGTGCTAATCTAGCTAAAGTTGAAG ATGGTCATATGGATAGAAGTATCGGCGTAAAAAAGCCCAGATGTTCTGCAGAAGAAGGGCCTTCGTTGACTGAATTGAGTGGATACAATGCAAAGAGGCATGAGTTTGACCCAGAGTATGATAATGATGCTGAACAAGCACTTGCAGAGATGGAATTTAAAGAAACTGATTCAGAAACCGATCGTGAACTGAAGCTACGTGTGTTGCGAATTTACTTGTCAAG GCTTGATGAAAGGAAAAGGAGAAAAGAGTTCATATTGGAAAGAAACTTACTGTACCCTAATCCTTTGGAGAAGGATCTTACAAATGAGGACAAGGAGGTTTACCATCGATACAAGGTCTTCATGCGTTTCCTTACTAAGGAGGAACATGAAGCCCTTGTTAGGAGTGTTATTGAAGAACGGAAAATCCGGAGGAGGATTCAAGAGCTTCAG gaATGTCGTTCCGCTGGATGCCGTACACTGGCTGAAGCCAAGATACACATCGAGCAGAAGAGGAGAAAGGAGTATGGTATGAATGCTCAAAAAGCGAAGGAAAGTGGCCAGCTTATTCCAACTACTAAAGCAGTACACAAAACAAACCGGCCTATGAAAATTGAGACAGATGGGAATTTGGATCTAAAGAAAGGCAGTACAATTTTGGATTCTGGTGGTAGGGATTCTCCAAAAACCACAGGACATACAACCGCTAAACAATGGGATGATTGGGATATTGTTGGTCTTCCTGGGGAAGAGCTATTAAGTGCTAGT GAAAAACTTCTCTGCTGTCAGAACAGATTGCTACCTAGTCATTATCTGAAAATGCAGGAAGTATTGATGCAGGAGATGTTCAAGGGTAGTGTTGTCAAGAAGGAAGATGCTCATGTATTATTCAAAGTCGACCCTGCCAAAGTCGATACGGTTTATGATATGGTGACGAAAAAGCTGGGTAACAATGATGAGGCTCCAACCGTTTAG
- the LOC127292826 gene encoding transcriptional adapter ADA2 isoform X1, giving the protein MGRSRGVPNSGDDDTNHRSKRRRVASSGDASDSLSAACGGAGDGKKALYHCNYCNKDLSGKIRIKCSKCPDFDLCVECFSVGAEVTPHRSNHPYRVMDNLSFPLICPDWNADEEILLLEGIEMYGLGNWAEVAEHVGTKGKTQCIDHYTTAYMNSPCYPLPDMSHVNGKNRKELLAMAKVQGESKKGIPVLPGDWTPKDESPFSPPRVKVEDALLEGPASRSPSHIPGIESASGANKKASTVGHFKDGANLAKVEDGHMDRSIGVKKPRCSAEEGPSLTELSGYNAKRHEFDPEYDNDAEQALAEMEFKETDSETDRELKLRVLRIYLSRLDERKRRKEFILERNLLYPNPLEKDLTNEDKEVYHRYKVFMRFLTKEEHEALVRSVIEERKIRRRIQELQECRSAGCRTLAEAKIHIEQKRRKEYGMNAQKAKESGQLIPTTKAVHKTNRPMKIETDGNLDLKKGSTILDSGGRDSPKTTGHTTAKQWDDWDIVGLPGEELLSASEKLLCCQNRLLPSHYLKMQEVLMQEMFKGSVVKKEDAHVLFKVDPAKVDTVYDMVTKKLGNNDEAPTV; this is encoded by the exons ATGGGCCGGTCTCGCGGGGTGCCCAACTCCGGCGACGACGACACCAACCACAG GTCGAAGCGGAGGAGGGTTGCGTCGAGCGGGGATGCGTCGGACTCCCTCTCGGCGGCGTGCGGGGGAGCTGGCGACGGGAAGAAGGCGCTGTACCACTGCAACTACTGCAACAAGGACCTGTCGGGGAAGATCCGGATCAAGTGCTCCAAGTGCCCGGACTTCGACCTCTGTGTCGAGTGCTTCTCTGTTGGAGCTGAGGTCACTCCGCATCGGAGCAATCACCCCTACAGGGTCATG GACAACCTATCTTTTCCACTAATTTGTCCAGATTGGAATGCAGACGAGGAAATCCTTCTTCTAGAG GGCATTGAAATGTATGGTCTGGGAAACTGGGCTGAAGTTGCAGAGCATGTTGGTACCAAGGGCAAGACACAATGCATTGATCATTATACAACTGCATACATGAACTCACCTTGTTATCCCCTTCCG GACATGTCTCATGTTAATGGCAAGAATAGAAAGGAACTTCTCGCCATGGCTAAAGTACAGGGTGAGAGTAAAAAAG GAATTCCAGTGTTACCAGGGGATTGGACTCCTAAGGATGAGTCTCCATTTTCTCCACCCCGTGTCAA GGTGGAAGATGCACTTCTAGAAGGTCCAGCCAGTCGATCACCTTCGCACATACCTGGTA TTGAATCTGCTTCAGGTGCAAATAAGAAAGCTTCAACTGTTGGGCATTTCAAAGATGGTGCTAATCTAGCTAAAGTTGAAG ATGGTCATATGGATAGAAGTATCGGCGTAAAAAAGCCCAGATGTTCTGCAGAAGAAGGGCCTTCGTTGACTGAATTGAGTGGATACAATGCAAAGAGGCATGAGTTTGACCCAGAGTATGATAATGATGCTGAACAAGCACTTGCAGAGATGGAATTTAAAGAAACTGATTCAGAAACCGATCGTGAACTGAAGCTACGTGTGTTGCGAATTTACTTGTCAAG GCTTGATGAAAGGAAAAGGAGAAAAGAGTTCATATTGGAAAGAAACTTACTGTACCCTAATCCTTTGGAGAAGGATCTTACAAATGAGGACAAGGAGGTTTACCATCGATACAAGGTCTTCATGCGTTTCCTTACTAAGGAGGAACATGAAGCCCTTGTTAGGAGTGTTATTGAAGAACGGAAAATCCGGAGGAGGATTCAAGAGCTTCAG gaATGTCGTTCCGCTGGATGCCGTACACTGGCTGAAGCCAAGATACACATCGAGCAGAAGAGGAGAAAGGAGTATGGTATGAATGCTCAAAAAGCGAAGGAAAGTGGCCAGCTTATTCCAACTACTAAAGCAGTACACAAAACAAACCGGCCTATGAAAATTGAGACAGATGGGAATTTGGATCTAAAGAAAGGCAGTACAATTTTGGATTCTGGTGGTAGGGATTCTCCAAAAACCACAGGACATACAACCGCTAAACAATGGGATGATTGGGATATTGTTGGTCTTCCTGGGGAAGAGCTATTAAGTGCTAGT GAAAAACTTCTCTGCTGTCAGAACAGATTGCTACCTAGTCATTATCTGAAAATGCAGGAAGTATTGATGCAGGAGATGTTCAAGGGTAGTGTTGTCAAGAAGGAAGATGCTCATGTATTATTCAAAGTCGACCCTGCCAAAGTCGATACGGTTTATGATATGGTGACGAAAAAGCTGGGTAACAATGATGAGGCTCCAACCGTTTAG
- the LOC127292827 gene encoding protein STRICTOSIDINE SYNTHASE-LIKE 3, with product MVSTGVVVAAAVVAALAAFCGTDPLRLGSMVDFPGFEAHVVELPDAAEMPPHADAAERLRGAEIRFRGEVQGPESVAFDPRGRGPYTGVADGRVVLWDGARWAYFAHASPNWTADRCGGPKASPMEYLRDEHVCGRALGIRFDRRTGDLYIADAYYGLCKVGPDGGLATPLAVEAEGVRFNFTNDLDLDADGNVYFTDSSVLYQRRNFMQLVFAGDPSGRLLKYDPKTKETTVLHRNLQFPNGVSLSKDGSFFVFCEGSRGRLSRYWLKGEKAGTVDLFAILPGFPDNVRTNEKGEFWVAIHCRRSVYARLVSRHIRLRKFLLSLPIPAKFHYLMQIGGNLHALIIKYSPEGEVLDILEDTKGQVVRAVSEVEEKDGKLWIGSVLMPFIAVFDYANES from the exons ATGGTGTCGACGGGCGTGGTTgtcgcggcggcggtggtggcggcgctggcggcgttcTGCGGGACGGACCCGCTGCGGCTGGGCAGCATGGTGGACTTCCCGGGCTTCGAGGCGCACGTCGTGGAGCTCCCCGACGCGGCCGAGATGCCCCCGCACGCGGACGCCGCCGAGCGGCTCCGCGGCGCGGAGATCCGGTTCCGCGGCGAGGTGCAGGGCCCCGAGAGCGTCGCCTTCGACCCGCGCGGCCGCGGGCCCTACACGGGCGTCGCCGACGGCCGCGTCGTGCTCTGGGACGGCGCCCGCTGGGCCTACTTCGCGCACGCCTCCCCGAACTGGACCGCCGACCGCTGCGGCGGGCCCAAGGCGTCGCCCATGGAGTACCTGAGGGACGAGCACGTCTGCGGCCGCGCGCTCGGCATCCGGTTCGACAGGAGGACCGGCGACCTCTACATCGCCGACGCCTACTACGGGCTGTGCAAGGTCGGGCCCGACGGCGGGCTCGCCACGCCGCTCGCCGTCGAGGCCGAGGGCGTGCGCTTCAACTTCACCAACGACCTCGACCTTGACGCCGATGGCAACGTCTACTTCACCGACAGCAGCGTCCTCTACCAGAGAAG GAATTTCATGCAGTTGGTTTTTGCCGGAGACCCCTCGGGCAGGCTCTTGAAATACGACCCGAAAACAAAGGAAACAACAGTTCTTCACCGAAACCTTCAATTTCCCAATGGGGTGAGCTTAAGCAAGGATGGGTCGTTCTTCGTCTTCTGCGAAGGATCTCGCGGAAG GTTGAGCAGATACTGGCTGAAGGGTGAGAAGGCAGGAACCGTCGATCTCTTCGCCATCCTGCCTGGATTCCCAGACAATGTGAGGACCAACGAGAAAGGCGAGTTCTGGGTAGCAATCCATTGCCGGCGCAGTGTCTATGCCCGGCTCGTGAGTCGCCACATCCGGCTGAGGAAGTTCCTGCTCAGCCTCCCGATCCCCGCCAAGTTCCACTACCTGATGCAGATCGGCGGCAACCTGCACGCGCTGATCATCAAGTACAGCCCTGAGGGGGAGGTGCTCGACATCTTGGAGGACACGAAGGGGCAGGTGGTGAGAGCTGTAAGTGAAGTGGAGGAGAAGGATGGCAAACTCTGGATAGGATCCGTTCTCATGCCCTTCATTGCCGTCTTCGACTATGCCAATGAGTCCTAG
- the LOC127292826 gene encoding transcriptional adapter ADA2 isoform X2: protein MGRSRGVPNSGDDDTNHRSKRRRVASSGDASDSLSAACGGAGDGKKALYHCNYCNKDLSGKIRIKCSKCPDFDLCVECFSVGAEVTPHRSNHPYRVMDNLSFPLICPDWNADEEILLLEGIEMYGLGNWAEVAEHVGTKGKTQCIDHYTTAYMNSPCYPLPDMSHVNGKNRKELLAMAKVQGESKKGIPVLPGDWTPKDESPFSPPRVKVEDALLEGPASRSPSHIPVESASGANKKASTVGHFKDGANLAKVEDGHMDRSIGVKKPRCSAEEGPSLTELSGYNAKRHEFDPEYDNDAEQALAEMEFKETDSETDRELKLRVLRIYLSRLDERKRRKEFILERNLLYPNPLEKDLTNEDKEVYHRYKVFMRFLTKEEHEALVRSVIEERKIRRRIQELQECRSAGCRTLAEAKIHIEQKRRKEYGMNAQKAKESGQLIPTTKAVHKTNRPMKIETDGNLDLKKGSTILDSGGRDSPKTTGHTTAKQWDDWDIVGLPGEELLSASEKLLCCQNRLLPSHYLKMQEVLMQEMFKGSVVKKEDAHVLFKVDPAKVDTVYDMVTKKLGNNDEAPTV, encoded by the exons ATGGGCCGGTCTCGCGGGGTGCCCAACTCCGGCGACGACGACACCAACCACAG GTCGAAGCGGAGGAGGGTTGCGTCGAGCGGGGATGCGTCGGACTCCCTCTCGGCGGCGTGCGGGGGAGCTGGCGACGGGAAGAAGGCGCTGTACCACTGCAACTACTGCAACAAGGACCTGTCGGGGAAGATCCGGATCAAGTGCTCCAAGTGCCCGGACTTCGACCTCTGTGTCGAGTGCTTCTCTGTTGGAGCTGAGGTCACTCCGCATCGGAGCAATCACCCCTACAGGGTCATG GACAACCTATCTTTTCCACTAATTTGTCCAGATTGGAATGCAGACGAGGAAATCCTTCTTCTAGAG GGCATTGAAATGTATGGTCTGGGAAACTGGGCTGAAGTTGCAGAGCATGTTGGTACCAAGGGCAAGACACAATGCATTGATCATTATACAACTGCATACATGAACTCACCTTGTTATCCCCTTCCG GACATGTCTCATGTTAATGGCAAGAATAGAAAGGAACTTCTCGCCATGGCTAAAGTACAGGGTGAGAGTAAAAAAG GAATTCCAGTGTTACCAGGGGATTGGACTCCTAAGGATGAGTCTCCATTTTCTCCACCCCGTGTCAA GGTGGAAGATGCACTTCTAGAAGGTCCAGCCAGTCGATCACCTTCGCACATACCTG TTGAATCTGCTTCAGGTGCAAATAAGAAAGCTTCAACTGTTGGGCATTTCAAAGATGGTGCTAATCTAGCTAAAGTTGAAG ATGGTCATATGGATAGAAGTATCGGCGTAAAAAAGCCCAGATGTTCTGCAGAAGAAGGGCCTTCGTTGACTGAATTGAGTGGATACAATGCAAAGAGGCATGAGTTTGACCCAGAGTATGATAATGATGCTGAACAAGCACTTGCAGAGATGGAATTTAAAGAAACTGATTCAGAAACCGATCGTGAACTGAAGCTACGTGTGTTGCGAATTTACTTGTCAAG GCTTGATGAAAGGAAAAGGAGAAAAGAGTTCATATTGGAAAGAAACTTACTGTACCCTAATCCTTTGGAGAAGGATCTTACAAATGAGGACAAGGAGGTTTACCATCGATACAAGGTCTTCATGCGTTTCCTTACTAAGGAGGAACATGAAGCCCTTGTTAGGAGTGTTATTGAAGAACGGAAAATCCGGAGGAGGATTCAAGAGCTTCAG gaATGTCGTTCCGCTGGATGCCGTACACTGGCTGAAGCCAAGATACACATCGAGCAGAAGAGGAGAAAGGAGTATGGTATGAATGCTCAAAAAGCGAAGGAAAGTGGCCAGCTTATTCCAACTACTAAAGCAGTACACAAAACAAACCGGCCTATGAAAATTGAGACAGATGGGAATTTGGATCTAAAGAAAGGCAGTACAATTTTGGATTCTGGTGGTAGGGATTCTCCAAAAACCACAGGACATACAACCGCTAAACAATGGGATGATTGGGATATTGTTGGTCTTCCTGGGGAAGAGCTATTAAGTGCTAGT GAAAAACTTCTCTGCTGTCAGAACAGATTGCTACCTAGTCATTATCTGAAAATGCAGGAAGTATTGATGCAGGAGATGTTCAAGGGTAGTGTTGTCAAGAAGGAAGATGCTCATGTATTATTCAAAGTCGACCCTGCCAAAGTCGATACGGTTTATGATATGGTGACGAAAAAGCTGGGTAACAATGATGAGGCTCCAACCGTTTAG
- the LOC127292826 gene encoding transcriptional adapter ADA2 isoform X3, producing MGRSRGVPNSGDDDTNHRSKRRRVASSGDASDSLSAACGGAGDGKKALYHCNYCNKDLSGKIRIKCSKCPDFDLCVECFSVGAEVTPHRSNHPYRVMDNLSFPLICPDWNADEEILLLEGIEMYGLGNWAEVAEHVGTKGKTQCIDHYTTAYMNSPCYPLPDMSHVNGKNRKELLAMAKVQGESKKGIPVLPGDWTPKDESPFSPPRVKVEDALLEGPASRSPSHIPGSANKKASTVGHFKDGANLAKVEDGHMDRSIGVKKPRCSAEEGPSLTELSGYNAKRHEFDPEYDNDAEQALAEMEFKETDSETDRELKLRVLRIYLSRLDERKRRKEFILERNLLYPNPLEKDLTNEDKEVYHRYKVFMRFLTKEEHEALVRSVIEERKIRRRIQELQECRSAGCRTLAEAKIHIEQKRRKEYGMNAQKAKESGQLIPTTKAVHKTNRPMKIETDGNLDLKKGSTILDSGGRDSPKTTGHTTAKQWDDWDIVGLPGEELLSASEKLLCCQNRLLPSHYLKMQEVLMQEMFKGSVVKKEDAHVLFKVDPAKVDTVYDMVTKKLGNNDEAPTV from the exons ATGGGCCGGTCTCGCGGGGTGCCCAACTCCGGCGACGACGACACCAACCACAG GTCGAAGCGGAGGAGGGTTGCGTCGAGCGGGGATGCGTCGGACTCCCTCTCGGCGGCGTGCGGGGGAGCTGGCGACGGGAAGAAGGCGCTGTACCACTGCAACTACTGCAACAAGGACCTGTCGGGGAAGATCCGGATCAAGTGCTCCAAGTGCCCGGACTTCGACCTCTGTGTCGAGTGCTTCTCTGTTGGAGCTGAGGTCACTCCGCATCGGAGCAATCACCCCTACAGGGTCATG GACAACCTATCTTTTCCACTAATTTGTCCAGATTGGAATGCAGACGAGGAAATCCTTCTTCTAGAG GGCATTGAAATGTATGGTCTGGGAAACTGGGCTGAAGTTGCAGAGCATGTTGGTACCAAGGGCAAGACACAATGCATTGATCATTATACAACTGCATACATGAACTCACCTTGTTATCCCCTTCCG GACATGTCTCATGTTAATGGCAAGAATAGAAAGGAACTTCTCGCCATGGCTAAAGTACAGGGTGAGAGTAAAAAAG GAATTCCAGTGTTACCAGGGGATTGGACTCCTAAGGATGAGTCTCCATTTTCTCCACCCCGTGTCAA GGTGGAAGATGCACTTCTAGAAGGTCCAGCCAGTCGATCACCTTCGCACATACCTGGTA GTGCAAATAAGAAAGCTTCAACTGTTGGGCATTTCAAAGATGGTGCTAATCTAGCTAAAGTTGAAG ATGGTCATATGGATAGAAGTATCGGCGTAAAAAAGCCCAGATGTTCTGCAGAAGAAGGGCCTTCGTTGACTGAATTGAGTGGATACAATGCAAAGAGGCATGAGTTTGACCCAGAGTATGATAATGATGCTGAACAAGCACTTGCAGAGATGGAATTTAAAGAAACTGATTCAGAAACCGATCGTGAACTGAAGCTACGTGTGTTGCGAATTTACTTGTCAAG GCTTGATGAAAGGAAAAGGAGAAAAGAGTTCATATTGGAAAGAAACTTACTGTACCCTAATCCTTTGGAGAAGGATCTTACAAATGAGGACAAGGAGGTTTACCATCGATACAAGGTCTTCATGCGTTTCCTTACTAAGGAGGAACATGAAGCCCTTGTTAGGAGTGTTATTGAAGAACGGAAAATCCGGAGGAGGATTCAAGAGCTTCAG gaATGTCGTTCCGCTGGATGCCGTACACTGGCTGAAGCCAAGATACACATCGAGCAGAAGAGGAGAAAGGAGTATGGTATGAATGCTCAAAAAGCGAAGGAAAGTGGCCAGCTTATTCCAACTACTAAAGCAGTACACAAAACAAACCGGCCTATGAAAATTGAGACAGATGGGAATTTGGATCTAAAGAAAGGCAGTACAATTTTGGATTCTGGTGGTAGGGATTCTCCAAAAACCACAGGACATACAACCGCTAAACAATGGGATGATTGGGATATTGTTGGTCTTCCTGGGGAAGAGCTATTAAGTGCTAGT GAAAAACTTCTCTGCTGTCAGAACAGATTGCTACCTAGTCATTATCTGAAAATGCAGGAAGTATTGATGCAGGAGATGTTCAAGGGTAGTGTTGTCAAGAAGGAAGATGCTCATGTATTATTCAAAGTCGACCCTGCCAAAGTCGATACGGTTTATGATATGGTGACGAAAAAGCTGGGTAACAATGATGAGGCTCCAACCGTTTAG